In Fusobacterium sp. DD2, the following are encoded in one genomic region:
- a CDS encoding S1-like domain-containing RNA-binding protein: MIKIGKRQKLKINNFASVGAYLDAETGDSKDNILLPNNELEDRDLKEGDEVEVLVYMDSEDRPVATFRKTEALVGTLAKLEVTDIHPTLGAFMDWGLTKDLLLPKRQQEAEVEIGKKYLVGIYEDSKGRLSATMKIYKFLLPSTSMKKNDVVTGTVYRINPEIGVFVAVEDRYFGLIPKNEYFKEYKVGDEIEARVIRVREDGKLDLSPRELAYLQADKDAELILEKMRLLKDSFRFNDKTSSEQIVDYFNMSKKAFKRAIGNLLKHKKIEKTEDGYFRIVKK, translated from the coding sequence ATGATAAAGATAGGGAAAAGACAGAAATTAAAAATAAATAATTTTGCAAGTGTTGGAGCATACTTAGATGCTGAGACTGGAGATAGTAAAGACAATATACTACTTCCAAATAACGAACTTGAAGATAGAGATTTAAAAGAGGGAGACGAAGTAGAGGTATTGGTTTACATGGACTCTGAAGACAGACCAGTAGCTACATTTAGAAAGACTGAAGCTTTAGTTGGAACTCTTGCAAAACTTGAAGTTACAGATATTCATCCAACTCTTGGAGCTTTTATGGATTGGGGACTTACAAAGGACCTATTACTTCCTAAGAGACAACAGGAAGCTGAAGTTGAGATAGGTAAGAAATACCTTGTTGGAATATATGAAGACAGTAAAGGAAGACTTTCAGCTACAATGAAGATTTACAAATTCTTACTACCAAGTACATCAATGAAGAAAAACGATGTTGTAACTGGTACTGTATATAGAATAAATCCTGAGATAGGAGTATTCGTAGCTGTAGAAGATAGATACTTTGGACTTATTCCTAAGAATGAGTACTTCAAAGAGTATAAAGTTGGAGATGAAATTGAAGCAAGAGTTATAAGAGTTAGAGAGGATGGAAAATTAGACCTTTCACCTAGAGAACTTGCTTATCTTCAGGCTGATAAAGATGCTGAACTTATTCTGGAAAAAATGAGACTTTTAAAAGACAGTTTCAGATTTAATGATAAGACATCATCTGAACAGATAGTTGATTACTTCAATATGAGTAAAAAAGCATTTAAAAGAGCAATAGGAAATCTATTGAAACACAAAAAGATTGAAAAAACTGAAGATGGATATTTCAGAATAGTTAAAAAATAA
- a CDS encoding nitrite/sulfite reductase, with amino-acid sequence MQKQFELLKKEIDEFRELGHEFLDKKISVGDFKGKSGGMGVYAQRGGNSFMIRLRTNSGILKMNHLKLIDSFIKRYNLKNIHLTTRQAIQLHNLGIDDVCDIMSESLDNGLYTRGGGGNFPRNVGLAPMSGVEKNEAFDATEIANAISGYLTKQITEYKLPRKLKISISTSSKDTANSTINDIGFLGINENRKAAFKLFLAGGLGSNPEVSIEYPERIAPQDVLYCVEAMVRLFMAEGDYQNKAKARTRYIPKRMGRDEFIACFKKHFEDVKSEKDLTLDLDIKLSETLDNYTHKLSETPYLIPQRQDGLYTVIVHPTCGILASEDFHTLIKFLEENENSQARLSMNEDIYVRNLTEEQAQNLLTLTSHLRGNHKVHQSLSCVGVPTCQIGIEESQNLVKSILEYLSDNSLKEDFLPQIHVSGCQNSCARHQTSELGFIGGKRKIGEALESIFTLYTGGRVEDGKTKLGNPMGSMIAKHIPEFVGELSKELENKHKSFSEYTDTDEFKNLVKKYAL; translated from the coding sequence ATGCAGAAACAATTTGAACTATTAAAAAAAGAAATAGATGAATTTAGAGAATTAGGTCATGAATTTTTAGATAAAAAGATCTCAGTAGGAGATTTCAAAGGAAAATCAGGTGGAATGGGTGTCTATGCACAAAGAGGCGGAAACTCTTTTATGATTAGACTTCGTACTAACTCAGGAATCCTTAAAATGAACCACCTTAAACTTATAGATTCTTTTATTAAAAGATACAATCTTAAAAATATCCATCTTACTACAAGACAGGCTATACAGCTTCATAATCTTGGTATTGATGATGTATGTGATATTATGTCTGAATCATTAGATAACGGTCTTTATACTCGTGGTGGGGGAGGTAACTTCCCAAGAAACGTTGGTCTTGCACCTATGTCAGGAGTTGAAAAAAATGAAGCATTTGATGCAACAGAAATTGCCAATGCAATAAGTGGATATTTAACTAAGCAGATAACTGAATACAAGCTACCTAGAAAGCTTAAAATATCAATTTCTACAAGTTCTAAGGACACAGCCAACTCAACTATAAACGACATCGGTTTTCTTGGAATTAATGAAAATAGGAAGGCTGCTTTCAAATTATTCTTAGCAGGAGGACTTGGAAGTAACCCTGAAGTCTCTATAGAATACCCTGAAAGAATTGCACCTCAGGATGTATTATACTGTGTTGAAGCTATGGTAAGACTGTTTATGGCTGAAGGAGATTACCAAAATAAAGCAAAAGCAAGAACCAGATATATTCCTAAGAGAATGGGAAGAGATGAGTTTATTGCATGTTTTAAAAAGCATTTTGAAGATGTTAAAAGTGAAAAAGATCTTACACTTGATTTGGATATTAAACTTTCTGAAACTTTAGATAACTATACTCACAAACTAAGTGAAACACCTTATCTTATCCCACAAAGACAGGATGGTCTTTATACAGTTATAGTTCACCCAACTTGTGGAATATTAGCTTCAGAAGATTTCCATACACTTATTAAATTCTTGGAAGAAAATGAAAACAGCCAGGCAAGATTAAGCATGAATGAGGATATCTATGTTAGAAATCTAACTGAGGAACAGGCACAAAATCTACTTACCCTTACAAGTCATTTAAGAGGAAACCACAAGGTTCACCAAAGTCTTTCATGTGTAGGAGTACCTACATGTCAAATTGGTATAGAAGAGAGCCAAAATCTTGTAAAAAGTATCCTTGAGTACCTAAGTGATAACAGCTTAAAAGAGGATTTCCTACCTCAAATCCATGTATCTGGTTGTCAAAACTCATGTGCAAGACATCAGACTTCTGAATTGGGATTTATTGGTGGAAAAAGAAAAATTGGAGAGGCACTTGAAAGTATATTCACACTTTATACAGGTGGAAGAGTTGAAGATGGTAAAACTAAGCTTGGAAACCCTATGGGAAGCATGATTGCTAAACATATCCCTGAGTTTGTTGGAGAGCTTTCAAAAGAGCTTGAAAATAAGCACAAAAGCTTCTCTGAGTATACTGATACAGATGAATTTAAAAACCTTGTAAAAAAATACGCTTTATAA